A section of the Streptomyces sp. CG1 genome encodes:
- a CDS encoding CAP domain-containing protein translates to MGRHRRSAAGRAARSRATGVIRTQRSADGSGDPQNSYAPELPPAQHSYARELPPGQDSYRRQLPPGQDFYAYPRELPPGQDYYTYPRELPPGQDYYTYPRELPPGQGSYARVPAPRQDSYDGGRVPRGIAPYLNPEVYPESTGLQPLAYAHTTAKAHAYLFAAEDEGPAGFGGGPGGSGGGGFTPDGAPSPGRRRRRKGSNPVRGSLIGVSAAFALGTAAVASGVVPGLQNYKLGGGSHTTGADTVQAVDTPSNTAVEQGGTSGSAHGQEGGTGTGQDTTASESPSPSASASQTESASPTPAPSKTATGKPTPSGKAQSTASRTASTTPKGSSAPMAVPTANAAEAEVLGLVNQERAKIGCTPLTASPALTELAESFSGDMATRGFFDHTDPDGKSPWDRAAAAGITNLGGENIARGQTDAAAVMQAWMNSPGHKANILNCDFKTLGIGVHFGPGGPWWTQDFGY, encoded by the coding sequence ATGGGACGCCACCGACGCTCCGCCGCCGGCCGCGCCGCCAGGAGCCGCGCCACGGGGGTCATACGCACGCAGCGCTCCGCCGACGGCAGCGGCGACCCGCAGAACTCGTACGCGCCTGAGCTGCCACCCGCACAGCACTCGTATGCGCGCGAGCTGCCCCCCGGACAGGACTCGTACCGGCGCCAGCTGCCTCCTGGACAGGACTTCTACGCCTACCCGCGCGAGCTGCCCCCCGGGCAGGACTACTACACCTACCCGCGCGAGCTGCCCCCCGGGCAGGACTACTACACCTACCCGCGCGAGCTGCCCCCCGGGCAGGGCTCGTACGCGCGTGTGCCGGCTCCCAGGCAGGACTCGTACGACGGTGGCCGGGTGCCCAGGGGCATCGCACCGTATCTGAACCCGGAGGTCTACCCCGAGTCGACCGGTCTGCAGCCGCTGGCCTATGCCCATACGACCGCCAAGGCCCACGCCTATCTGTTCGCGGCCGAGGACGAGGGACCGGCCGGCTTCGGGGGCGGCCCGGGCGGCTCCGGTGGCGGCGGCTTCACTCCGGACGGTGCCCCCTCCCCCGGCCGCCGGCGCCGGAGGAAGGGCTCGAATCCGGTGCGCGGGAGCCTGATCGGGGTGTCCGCCGCCTTCGCCCTCGGTACGGCAGCGGTGGCCTCGGGTGTGGTGCCGGGGCTGCAGAACTACAAGCTCGGCGGTGGCTCGCACACCACTGGCGCCGACACGGTGCAGGCGGTGGACACGCCGAGCAACACGGCCGTCGAGCAGGGCGGCACCTCGGGCAGCGCCCACGGCCAGGAGGGCGGTACAGGCACCGGCCAGGACACCACGGCCTCAGAGTCCCCGAGCCCGTCCGCCTCCGCTTCGCAGACGGAGTCGGCCTCTCCCACACCCGCCCCGTCGAAGACGGCGACCGGGAAGCCGACGCCGTCCGGCAAGGCGCAGAGCACCGCGTCACGTACGGCGAGCACGACACCCAAGGGGAGTTCCGCGCCGATGGCGGTGCCGACGGCGAACGCGGCCGAGGCCGAGGTGCTGGGGCTCGTCAACCAGGAGCGGGCGAAGATCGGATGCACCCCGCTGACCGCCAGCCCCGCGCTGACGGAGCTGGCCGAGTCGTTCAGCGGCGACATGGCCACGCGGGGCTTCTTCGACCACACCGACCCGGACGGCAAGTCGCCGTGGGACCGGGCCGCGGCGGCCGGCATCACGAACCTCGGCGGCGAGAACATAGCCCGCGGCCAGACCGACGCGGCCGCCGTGATGCAGGCCTGGATGAACAGCCCCGGCCACAAGGCCAACATCCTGAACTGCGACTTCAAGACCCTTGGCATCGGCGTCCACTTCGGCCCGGGCGGGCCCTGGTGGACCCAGGACTTCGGTTACTGA
- a CDS encoding GNAT family N-acetyltransferase: MPELQPLRPDHGPALLAFERENRAYFAASVPDRGEEYFARFEERLRASLAQQAAGADFFHVVTGADGEVLGRVNLAEVADGSARLGYRIAERAAGRGLATWAVREVCARAGERYGLTVLTAATTLDNAASRAVLARTGFTVVGETRLSGRPGLSYRRSL; the protein is encoded by the coding sequence ATGCCCGAGCTGCAGCCGCTCCGCCCGGATCATGGCCCCGCGCTCCTCGCCTTCGAGCGGGAGAACCGGGCGTACTTCGCCGCGTCTGTCCCTGACCGGGGCGAGGAGTACTTCGCCCGGTTCGAGGAGCGGCTGCGTGCGTCGCTCGCCCAGCAGGCGGCGGGAGCCGACTTCTTCCATGTGGTGACCGGCGCCGACGGCGAGGTGCTGGGGCGGGTCAATCTCGCCGAGGTGGCGGACGGGAGTGCCAGGCTCGGGTACCGGATCGCGGAGCGAGCCGCCGGCCGGGGGCTCGCCACCTGGGCCGTGCGGGAGGTGTGCGCTCGGGCCGGCGAGCGGTACGGGCTCACCGTCCTGACGGCCGCGACCACCCTCGACAACGCGGCCTCGCGAGCCGTGCTGGCCCGCACCGGGTTCACCGTCGTCGGCGAGACACGGCTCAGTGGGCGCCCCGGACTGTCGTACCGCCGGAGTCTCTGA
- a CDS encoding sugar porter family MFS transporter, producing the protein MTSTAQAPQSGARTAHPEHLGHVIFIAAAAAMGGFLFGYDSSVINGAVEAIRGRYVIGSAALAQVIAVALIGCAIGAAYAGRIADRIGRIRVMQIAAVLFTVSAIGSALPFSLWDFALWRIVGGFAIGMASVIGPAYIAEVAPPAYRGRLGSFQQAAIVVGIAISQLVNWGLLNAAGGNQRGHLMGLEAWQVMLGVMVIPAVLYGLLSFAIPESPRFLLSVGKRERAKEILAEVEGQSTDLDARVAEIEHAMKSEHKSTFKDLLGGGFFFKPIVWIGIGLSVFQQFVGINVAFYYSSTLWQSVGVDPTDSFFYSFTTSIINIIGTVIAMIFVDRVGRKPLALIGSVGMVVGLALEAWAFSSHLVDGKLPTTQGWVALIAAHVFVLFFALSWGVVVWVFLGEMFPNKIRAAALGVAASAQWIANWAITASFPSLADWNLSGTYVIYTIFAALSIPFVLKFVKETKGKALEEMG; encoded by the coding sequence GTGACCAGCACAGCGCAGGCACCTCAGTCAGGAGCCAGGACGGCTCATCCCGAGCATCTCGGGCACGTCATCTTCATCGCAGCGGCTGCCGCCATGGGCGGTTTCCTCTTCGGTTACGACAGCTCCGTGATCAACGGTGCCGTCGAGGCCATCCGCGGGCGCTACGTCATCGGCTCCGCGGCCCTCGCCCAGGTCATCGCGGTCGCTCTGATCGGGTGTGCCATCGGCGCCGCCTACGCCGGCCGCATAGCCGACCGGATCGGCCGCATCCGTGTCATGCAGATCGCCGCCGTCCTGTTCACGGTGAGCGCCATCGGCTCGGCGCTGCCCTTCTCGCTGTGGGACTTCGCCCTCTGGCGCATCGTCGGCGGCTTCGCCATCGGCATGGCCTCCGTGATCGGCCCGGCCTACATCGCCGAGGTCGCCCCGCCCGCCTACCGGGGCCGGCTCGGCTCCTTCCAGCAGGCCGCGATCGTCGTCGGCATCGCCATCTCCCAGCTGGTCAACTGGGGCCTGCTCAACGCCGCCGGCGGCAACCAGCGCGGCCACCTGATGGGCCTGGAGGCCTGGCAGGTCATGCTCGGCGTCATGGTCATCCCGGCCGTTCTCTACGGTCTGCTCTCCTTCGCGATCCCCGAGTCTCCCCGCTTCCTGCTCTCCGTCGGCAAGCGTGAGCGGGCCAAGGAGATCCTCGCCGAGGTCGAGGGCCAGAGCACCGACCTGGACGCCCGCGTCGCCGAGATCGAGCACGCGATGAAGAGCGAGCACAAGTCCACCTTCAAGGACCTGCTCGGCGGCGGCTTCTTCTTCAAGCCGATCGTCTGGATCGGTATCGGCCTGTCGGTCTTCCAGCAGTTCGTCGGCATCAACGTCGCGTTCTACTACTCCTCCACGCTCTGGCAGTCGGTCGGCGTCGACCCGACGGACTCGTTCTTCTATTCCTTCACGACGTCGATCATCAACATCATCGGCACCGTGATCGCGATGATCTTCGTGGACCGCGTCGGCCGCAAGCCGCTCGCCCTCATCGGTTCGGTCGGCATGGTCGTCGGTCTCGCACTGGAGGCCTGGGCGTTCAGCTCCCACCTGGTCGACGGCAAGCTCCCGACGACCCAGGGCTGGGTCGCCCTGATCGCCGCCCACGTGTTCGTCCTCTTCTTCGCCCTGTCCTGGGGCGTGGTGGTCTGGGTCTTCCTCGGCGAGATGTTCCCGAACAAGATCCGCGCCGCCGCCCTGGGTGTGGCCGCCTCCGCGCAGTGGATCGCCAACTGGGCCATCACCGCGAGCTTCCCGTCGCTGGCCGACTGGAACCTCTCCGGCACGTACGTCATCTACACGATCTTCGCCGCGCTCTCCATCCCGTTCGTCCTGAAGTTCGTCAAGGAGACGAAGGGCAAGGCGCTGGAGGAGATGGGCTGA
- the mutM gene encoding bifunctional DNA-formamidopyrimidine glycosylase/DNA-(apurinic or apyrimidinic site) lyase, producing MPELPEVEVVRRGLARWVAHRTVAEVEVLHPRAVRRHIAGADDFANRLKGHHIGTPSRRGKYLWLPLEETNQSVLAHLGMSGQLLVQPHEAPDEKHLRIRVRFADSLGTELRFVDQRTFGGLSLHDNTPDGLPDVIAHIARDPLDPLFDDEAFHQALRRKRTTIKRALLDQSLISGVGNIYADEALWRARIHYERPTANFTRPVTSGLLGHVRDVMNAALDVGGTSFDSLYVNVNGESGYFDRSLDAYGREGEPCRRCGTPIRRRPWMNRSSYFCPQCQRAPRVSS from the coding sequence ATGCCCGAGTTGCCCGAGGTCGAGGTCGTCCGGCGCGGCCTTGCGCGCTGGGTCGCCCACCGCACCGTCGCCGAGGTCGAGGTGCTGCACCCGCGTGCCGTGCGCCGGCACATCGCGGGCGCCGACGACTTCGCGAACCGCCTCAAGGGTCACCACATCGGCACCCCCAGCCGCCGCGGCAAGTACCTGTGGCTGCCGCTGGAGGAGACGAACCAGTCCGTCCTCGCCCACCTCGGCATGAGTGGCCAGCTGCTGGTGCAGCCCCATGAGGCGCCGGACGAGAAGCACCTGCGCATCCGGGTCCGGTTCGCCGACTCCCTCGGCACGGAACTCCGCTTCGTCGACCAACGCACCTTCGGCGGGCTGTCGTTGCACGACAACACCCCCGACGGCCTGCCCGACGTCATCGCGCACATCGCCCGCGACCCCCTCGATCCGCTGTTCGACGACGAGGCCTTCCATCAGGCGCTGCGCCGCAAGCGGACCACCATCAAGCGGGCCCTGCTGGACCAGTCGCTGATCAGCGGGGTCGGCAACATCTACGCGGACGAGGCGCTGTGGCGCGCCCGCATCCACTACGAGCGCCCGACGGCGAACTTCACCCGCCCCGTCACGAGCGGACTCCTCGGGCATGTCCGGGACGTGATGAACGCGGCCCTCGACGTCGGCGGCACCAGCTTCGACAGCCTGTACGTCAACGTGAACGGCGAATCGGGCTACTTCGACCGGTCCCTGGACGCGTACGGCCGTGAGGGCGAGCCCTGCAGGCGGTGCGGCACGCCGATCCGCCGCCGCCCCTGGATGAACCGGTCCAGCTACTTCTGCCCGCAGTGTCAGAGGGCGCCGCGCGTCTCGTCGTAA
- a CDS encoding acylphosphatase — protein sequence MSEEVRLVAWVRGRVQGVGFRWFTRAKALEIGGLSGFALNLADGRVQVVAEGAREGCEGLLDWLQGDDTPGRVDGVTEIWDTPRGGYDGFAIR from the coding sequence ATGAGCGAGGAAGTACGACTGGTCGCCTGGGTGCGTGGACGCGTGCAAGGTGTGGGTTTTCGGTGGTTCACACGTGCCAAGGCATTGGAGATCGGCGGCCTGAGTGGTTTTGCTCTCAATTTGGCCGACGGTCGCGTCCAGGTGGTCGCCGAGGGGGCGCGCGAGGGCTGCGAGGGGCTCCTGGACTGGCTCCAGGGCGACGACACGCCCGGACGTGTGGACGGAGTCACCGAGATCTGGGACACACCCCGCGGCGGCTACGACGGCTTCGCCATCCGCTGA
- a CDS encoding flavodoxin family protein codes for MTTPVVSIAYHSGFGHTAVLAEAVRAGAADAGAEVHLIKVDEITDEQWETLDRSDAIVFGSPTYMGTASGAFHVFAEGTSNRWYTRAWQDKLAAGFTNSASKSGDKLHTLQFFQTLAAQHGMHWVNLGLLPGWNSSSSSENDLNRLGFFSGAAAQSNNDQGPEAVHKADIATAEHLGRRVTETARVFAQGRLAA; via the coding sequence GTGACCACCCCCGTAGTTTCCATCGCCTACCACTCTGGCTTCGGCCACACCGCCGTCCTCGCCGAGGCCGTCCGCGCCGGTGCCGCCGACGCGGGTGCCGAGGTGCACCTGATCAAGGTCGACGAGATCACCGACGAGCAGTGGGAGACGCTGGACCGCTCCGACGCGATCGTCTTCGGCTCGCCCACCTACATGGGCACCGCCTCCGGCGCCTTCCATGTCTTCGCCGAGGGCACCTCCAACCGCTGGTACACCCGTGCCTGGCAGGACAAGCTGGCCGCCGGCTTCACCAACTCGGCCTCCAAGAGCGGCGACAAGCTGCACACCCTGCAGTTCTTCCAGACCCTCGCCGCCCAGCACGGCATGCACTGGGTCAACCTCGGCCTGCTCCCCGGCTGGAACTCCAGCAGCAGCTCCGAGAACGACCTCAACCGCCTCGGCTTCTTCTCCGGCGCCGCCGCGCAGAGCAACAACGACCAGGGCCCCGAGGCCGTCCACAAGGCCGACATCGCCACGGCCGAGCACCTGGGCCGCCGGGTGACGGAAACGGCACGGGTCTTCGCACAGGGGCGGCTCGCGGCCTGA
- a CDS encoding winged helix-turn-helix transcriptional regulator, with protein sequence MTATAQDHDDQAYDDLAYDVFAKACPSRGTLEHVTGRWGGLTLGALYEGSLRFNELRRRVDGVSEKMLSQTLHALERDGLVHREAQPTNPPRVDYELTPLGREVAERLLALIHCVEGAMDDVLAARARYDETRGAL encoded by the coding sequence ATGACCGCCACCGCCCAGGACCACGACGACCAGGCGTACGACGACCTCGCCTACGACGTCTTCGCCAAGGCCTGCCCGTCCCGCGGCACGCTGGAGCACGTCACGGGCCGCTGGGGCGGACTGACGCTCGGCGCGCTGTACGAGGGCTCGCTGCGCTTCAACGAGCTGCGCCGCCGGGTCGACGGGGTGAGCGAGAAGATGCTGTCCCAGACGCTGCACGCGCTGGAGCGCGACGGCCTGGTGCACCGCGAGGCACAGCCGACCAACCCGCCGCGCGTCGACTACGAGTTGACCCCCCTCGGCCGTGAGGTCGCCGAGCGCCTGCTGGCGCTCATCCACTGCGTGGAGGGCGCCATGGACGACGTCCTCGCGGCACGCGCGCGTTACGACGAGACGCGCGGCGCCCTCTGA
- the smc gene encoding chromosome segregation protein SMC: MHLKALTLRGFKSFASATTLRFEPGITCVVGPNGSGKSNVVDALSWVMGEQGAKSLRGGKMEDVIFAGTTGRPPLGRAEVSLTIDNSDGALPIEYAEVTITRIMFRNGGSEYQINGDTCRLLDIQELLSDSGIGREMHVIVGQGQLDSVLHADPMGRRAFIEEAAGVLKHRKRKEKALRKLDAMQANLARVQDLTDELRRQLKPLGRQAAVARRAAVIQADLRDARLRLLADDLVRLRQALQTEVADEAALKERKEAAEQELKKALQREALLEDEVRQLTPRLQRAQQTWYELSQLAERVRGTISLADARVKSATSAPPDERRGRDPEDLEREAARIREQEAELEAALEAAERALDDTVAHRAELERELAVEERRLKDVARAIADRREGLARLNGQVNAARSRAASAQAEIDRLATARDEAQERATRAQEEYETLKAEVDGLDADDANLAERHDAAKRRLAEAEAALSAAREAATAAERSRAATQARHEALALGLRRKDGTGILLGARDRLTGVLGPAAELLTVTPGYEVPLAAAFGAAADAIAVSTPASAAEAIRLLRKQDGGRAALLLAGAPDEPTPGPAPQSGAGQHQHVAAPGATSHDEPAHDRRPGAPFFAAELVRGPAELMPAVRRILRGIVVVETLEDAEGLVYTHPELTAVTAEGDLLGAHFAHGGSAGAPSLLEVQASVDEAAAELAELAVRCEDLAGAQHTATERRREAAALVEEIGERRRAADREKSAVAQQLGRLAGQARGAAGEAERSAAAAARAQEALDKAVQEAEELAERLAVAEEMPVEEEPDTSVRDRLAADGANARQTEMEARLQVRTHEERVKGLAGRADSLDRAARAEREARTRAEQRRARLRHEAAVAEAVASGARQLLAHIDVSLARAAQERSAAEAAKARREQELTTARTQGRDLKAELDKLTDSVHRGEVLGAEKRLRIEQLESKALEELGVEPAGLVEEYGPHQLVPPSPPAEGEDLPEDPEHPRNQPKPFHRAEQERRLKAAERAYQQLGKVNPLALEEFAALEERHKFLSEQLEDLKKTRADLLQVVKEVDERVEQVFTEAYRDTAREFEGVFSRLFPGGEGRLILTDPDNMLTTGVDVEARPPGKKVKRLSLLSGGERSLTAVALLVSIFKARPSPFYVMDEVEAALDDTNLQRLIRIMQELQEASQLIVITHQKRTMEVADALYGVSMQGDGVSKVISQRLR, encoded by the coding sequence GTGCACCTCAAGGCCCTGACCCTGCGCGGGTTCAAGTCGTTCGCGTCAGCGACCACGCTCCGGTTCGAACCGGGCATCACGTGTGTCGTCGGACCGAACGGCTCGGGCAAGTCCAATGTCGTGGACGCGCTCAGCTGGGTCATGGGCGAACAGGGCGCCAAGTCGCTGCGCGGCGGCAAGATGGAGGACGTCATCTTCGCCGGCACGACCGGCCGCCCCCCACTGGGCCGCGCCGAGGTGTCCCTGACCATCGACAACTCCGACGGGGCGCTGCCCATCGAGTACGCCGAGGTCACCATCACGCGGATCATGTTCCGCAACGGCGGCAGCGAGTACCAGATCAACGGCGACACGTGCCGCCTGCTGGACATCCAGGAGCTGTTGAGCGACTCGGGTATCGGCCGGGAGATGCACGTCATCGTCGGCCAGGGCCAGCTCGACTCCGTCCTGCACGCGGATCCGATGGGCCGGCGGGCCTTCATCGAAGAGGCCGCCGGTGTGCTGAAGCACCGCAAGCGCAAGGAGAAGGCCCTGCGCAAGCTGGACGCGATGCAGGCCAACCTCGCGCGCGTGCAGGACCTGACGGACGAGCTGCGCCGCCAGCTCAAGCCTCTGGGCCGACAGGCCGCCGTGGCCCGCAGGGCCGCCGTCATCCAGGCGGACCTGCGCGACGCCCGGCTCCGCCTCCTCGCCGACGATCTCGTACGACTGCGTCAGGCGCTGCAGACCGAGGTCGCCGACGAGGCCGCCCTCAAGGAACGCAAGGAAGCCGCCGAGCAGGAGCTGAAGAAGGCACTCCAGCGCGAGGCCCTGCTCGAGGACGAGGTACGACAGCTCACGCCCCGCCTGCAGCGCGCCCAGCAGACCTGGTACGAGCTGTCCCAGCTGGCCGAACGCGTCCGCGGCACGATCTCGCTGGCCGACGCACGCGTCAAGAGCGCGACGTCCGCACCTCCCGACGAACGCCGGGGCCGTGACCCCGAGGACCTGGAGCGCGAGGCCGCCCGCATCCGCGAGCAGGAGGCCGAGCTGGAGGCGGCCCTCGAGGCGGCCGAGCGCGCCCTCGACGACACCGTCGCCCACCGCGCCGAACTGGAACGGGAGCTGGCCGTCGAGGAGCGCCGCCTCAAGGACGTCGCCCGCGCCATCGCCGACCGCCGCGAGGGCCTGGCCCGCCTGAACGGCCAGGTCAACGCGGCCCGCTCGCGCGCCGCCTCCGCCCAGGCCGAGATCGACCGCCTGGCCACGGCCCGCGACGAGGCACAGGAGCGCGCCACCCGGGCCCAGGAGGAGTACGAGACGCTCAAGGCCGAGGTCGACGGCCTCGACGCGGACGACGCGAACCTGGCCGAGCGGCACGACGCGGCCAAGCGCCGGCTGGCGGAGGCGGAAGCGGCACTGAGCGCCGCCCGAGAGGCGGCCACCGCGGCCGAACGCAGCCGCGCCGCCACCCAGGCCCGCCACGAGGCGCTGGCGCTGGGCCTGCGTCGCAAGGACGGCACCGGAATACTGCTGGGCGCACGGGACCGACTGACGGGCGTCCTCGGTCCGGCGGCAGAACTGCTGACGGTCACCCCGGGCTACGAAGTACCGCTGGCAGCAGCTTTCGGCGCGGCGGCGGACGCGATCGCCGTATCGACTCCGGCATCAGCGGCAGAAGCGATCCGCCTCCTGCGCAAGCAGGACGGCGGCCGAGCGGCGCTGCTCCTGGCGGGCGCCCCGGACGAGCCGACGCCGGGGCCGGCACCCCAAAGCGGCGCGGGGCAGCATCAGCATGTGGCTGCGCCGGGCGCGACCAGCCACGACGAACCCGCACACGACCGACGGCCAGGCGCCCCCTTCTTCGCAGCGGAGCTGGTCCGCGGCCCTGCCGAGCTGATGCCCGCCGTCCGCCGCATCCTGCGAGGAATCGTGGTCGTCGAGACCCTGGAGGACGCCGAAGGCCTCGTCTACACACACCCGGAACTCACCGCCGTAACCGCCGAAGGCGACCTCCTCGGTGCCCACTTCGCGCACGGCGGATCGGCCGGCGCACCGAGCCTGCTGGAGGTGCAGGCCTCCGTCGACGAGGCCGCGGCCGAGCTGGCCGAGCTGGCGGTCCGCTGCGAGGACCTGGCCGGGGCACAGCACACGGCGACCGAGCGCCGCAGGGAGGCCGCCGCCCTCGTAGAAGAAATCGGCGAGCGCCGCCGGGCCGCCGACCGGGAGAAGTCGGCCGTGGCCCAGCAGCTCGGCCGGCTCGCCGGGCAGGCGCGGGGCGCCGCCGGAGAGGCCGAACGCTCCGCCGCGGCCGCCGCACGTGCGCAGGAGGCGCTGGACAAGGCCGTACAGGAGGCCGAGGAGCTGGCCGAGCGGCTGGCGGTGGCCGAGGAGATGCCCGTCGAGGAGGAGCCGGACACCTCCGTGCGCGACCGGCTCGCCGCCGACGGCGCCAATGCCCGCCAGACCGAGATGGAGGCCCGGCTCCAGGTCCGTACCCACGAGGAGCGGGTCAAGGGGCTCGCGGGACGGGCCGACTCGCTGGACCGGGCCGCCCGCGCGGAGCGCGAGGCACGCACGCGTGCCGAGCAGCGCCGCGCCCGGCTGCGCCATGAGGCGGCCGTCGCCGAGGCCGTCGCCTCCGGCGCCCGCCAGTTGCTCGCGCACATCGACGTGTCCCTCGCCCGCGCCGCGCAGGAACGCTCCGCCGCCGAGGCCGCGAAGGCGCGGCGGGAACAGGAGCTGACCACCGCGCGCACCCAGGGACGTGACCTCAAGGCCGAGCTCGACAAGCTCACCGACTCCGTTCACCGCGGCGAGGTACTCGGCGCCGAGAAGCGGCTGCGGATCGAGCAGTTGGAGAGCAAGGCGCTGGAGGAGCTGGGCGTGGAGCCGGCGGGGCTCGTGGAGGAGTACGGCCCGCACCAGCTGGTGCCGCCCTCGCCCCCCGCCGAGGGCGAGGACCTGCCGGAGGACCCCGAGCACCCGCGCAACCAGCCGAAGCCCTTCCACCGGGCCGAGCAGGAGCGCCGGCTCAAGGCCGCCGAGCGGGCGTACCAGCAGCTGGGCAAGGTCAACCCGCTGGCGCTGGAGGAGTTCGCGGCGCTGGAGGAGCGGCACAAGTTCCTCAGCGAGCAGCTGGAGGACCTGAAGAAGACCCGCGCCGACCTGCTTCAGGTGGTGAAGGAGGTCGACGAGCGCGTCGAGCAGGTCTTCACCGAGGCCTACCGGGACACCGCCCGCGAGTTCGAGGGCGTCTTCAGCCGGCTCTTCCCGGGCGGCGAGGGACGGCTGATCCTGACCGATCCCGACAACATGCTCACCACCGGTGTGGACGTCGAGGCGCGTCCGCCCGGCAAGAAGGTCAAGCGGCTCTCCCTGCTCTCCGGCGGTGAGCGCTCGCTGACGGCCGTGGCGCTGCTGGTGTCGATCTTCAAGGCGCGGCCGAGCCCGTTCTATGTGATGGACGAGGTCGAGGCGGCTCTGGACGACACCAACCTCCAGCGGCTGATCCGGATCATGCAGGAGCTGCAGGAGGCCTCGCAGCTGATCGTGATCACGCACCAGAAGCGCACGATGGAGGTCGCCGACGCGCTCTACGGCGTGTCCATGCAGGGCGACGGCGTGTCCAAGGTCATTTCTCAGCGGCTTCGCTAG
- a CDS encoding LLM class flavin-dependent oxidoreductase, with the protein MPVTVVRFNLVAPGASPAALSARYRAALEMARYADEHGISTVQTEEHHGAENNWLPSPFAFAGAVFGATRNIAVTVSAVIGPLHDPLRLAEEIAVLDLLSGGRLVTVAGIGYRPEEYALFDVDWKRRGRLQDELLETLLKAWTGEEFTYRGRTVRLTPRPYTAPHPLLLVGGSSKAAARRAARLGLPFFPSAHLPELEAYYKEKLTEYGTEGWTMMPAAETPLLHVAEDPDRAWSVYGEHFLHEARTYASWQSGQIRSAVKSAATTVEELRTEGVYRILTPEQCAEQGLDSLVLHPLAGGMPVEEGWRSLRLFTERVLPALGG; encoded by the coding sequence ATGCCCGTCACGGTCGTCCGTTTCAACCTCGTCGCTCCCGGCGCCTCCCCCGCCGCCCTCTCCGCCCGCTACCGGGCCGCCCTGGAGATGGCCCGTTACGCGGACGAGCACGGGATCAGCACCGTGCAGACCGAGGAGCACCACGGCGCCGAGAACAACTGGCTGCCGTCGCCGTTCGCCTTCGCGGGCGCGGTGTTCGGGGCGACCCGGAACATCGCCGTGACGGTGTCGGCGGTGATCGGCCCGCTGCACGACCCGCTGCGGCTGGCCGAGGAGATCGCCGTACTGGACCTGCTGAGCGGCGGGCGGCTGGTGACGGTGGCCGGGATCGGCTATCGGCCCGAGGAGTACGCGCTGTTCGACGTGGACTGGAAGCGCCGGGGCCGGCTCCAGGACGAACTGCTGGAGACCCTGCTGAAGGCGTGGACCGGCGAGGAGTTCACGTACCGGGGCCGCACGGTACGACTCACCCCGCGCCCGTACACCGCCCCGCACCCGCTCCTGCTGGTCGGCGGCTCCTCGAAGGCCGCCGCCCGCCGGGCCGCCCGGCTCGGCCTGCCGTTCTTCCCGAGCGCGCATCTGCCGGAGCTGGAGGCGTACTACAAGGAGAAGCTCACCGAGTACGGCACCGAGGGCTGGACGATGATGCCGGCCGCCGAGACCCCGCTCCTGCACGTCGCCGAGGACCCGGACCGGGCGTGGTCCGTCTACGGCGAGCATTTCCTGCACGAGGCCCGGACGTACGCCTCCTGGCAGTCGGGGCAGATCCGCTCGGCGGTGAAGTCCGCGGCCACGACGGTGGAGGAACTGCGCACGGAGGGCGTGTACCGGATCCTCACACCGGAGCAGTGCGCGGAACAGGGGCTGGACAGCCTCGTCCTGCATCCGCTGGCGGGCGGGATGCCGGTGGAGGAGGGCTGGCGCAGTCTGCGGTTGTTCACGGAGCGGGTGCTGCCGGCACTGGGCGGCTGA